The window GCGTCCATTCTCTTGTCTTCACCGGAAGTGTAATTGAATTCATTCGGAATACCATACCCTGAACCACTATTCTGAGTGACCAGGCCGCCTACTGCATCATCGTCACCTTCTTTTGCTCCTGCCGGAATTGCAAGAAGACCCGTCCCCTGTATCAGAGTAAAGTTGCCGAAATCCTGATCCACAGTGTAGGGATACGTTACATTACTCGTCCCGTCTATACCGTTTCCAAAGCCAAACGGAGCACCCAATCCAACGTTCAGGCCGTCACCGGCAATGCGTTTGGTTACTCCCGGAGTGACTGTTGATCCACCTACAACCGTTTTACCATCTTTCTTTGTTGACCAGGAAGTGATAATTTTCAGGTCATTTGTGGAGATAGGCTCACTTACTCCAAGAACTGTTGCGGTAAATCCGCTTCCTACCCAACTGCCGGTATTGGATATTTTGATATCCATGCTGAGGGAAGGAGCCTTCTGATTGCTGCCCATCATCCCTCCGGCAAAACCGCTTACAACAGCGGCAATAATTATAGTAACCACCAGCATCAGCATGACGCCGACAACAGGTGATACTCCTCTTTCGTCCAATCCTCTTTTCATAAAATGCATAAAATACCAGACCTTCCAAAATGTGAATTCTGATAACAATGTTGAATTAATTATGTATAGAGTAATACATAATTTAATTTTATTATTAAAAATCACTTAAGTTTAAATTTTATGATTTGATTTTATTATACATAACAGTTAATTTATTGTTAACACAAGCAGAAATTTTTGATATTTCAGCAGATAACAGAAATTGCAAAAGATTACACAGAGATCTACTTTACAGGGCGAATGGAATATATAATTATTATATGATCTTAGGAATACAAATTTATTTTAGTTAGGTTAGAAAAAATAACCAACCTGGCTTTCCAGACCTGATCGAAGCTGTTTACACAGGGTGATCCCAGAAACGGCATTTTTCAGATGAAATATCCGCAAAAATAAAAAAATAATCAGAATTTTTCAAAAAAAATGGTTATTCAGTCTTTAAATTATGCCTGCGCACCCAGCTTTTTTATGATGTCAAAAACGGCAGGCACACTGGCTTCGACCTCTTTTCCAAGAAGTCCTGCCGAAAGAATTTCAGGGTTCTGCTTAAACTCGGCGATAATCTTTTCCTTGTCGTCGATATTGTCCCTCAGATACCCCGAAGTCGTATCGTCTGTCTTGTTGAGGATATAATACAGGGGGAGGTCAATGACGCCCGACATCCTCTTTACATCCTTTGAAAGACGCAGGGACTCGTATGACGGGTCAACGACCATAAGAATCACGTCGCAGACACCGTCTACACCCCTTCCGAAATGCTCTATTCCGGCTTCAGTGTCGATTATCACGACTTCGTCGTCTTCGGTTTTAAGGTCTGACAAGAACTTCTTGGACAAAACCCCCATCGGGCATGCACACCCTTCGCCGGGTTCGTGGATTTTTCCGATTGCAACAAGTCCGAGGCTGCCTTTTTTTGTAATATAACCTCCAGGAATTTCATCAATCGTCCAGTTGCACATGGAGACTTCCTGTCCCTCCTTCTCGGATTTCCTTAAACCGTCCATCATCTCTCTTTTGCCGCCGAAATACTCCATAAGGTCTTTCGGGGGCTGCATCCCCAAAATCCGGTTGAGACCGGCGTTTGACTCGTCTGTGTCAACTACAAGAACCTTTCGTCCTTCCTTAATATATTCTCCTGCAAGAAGGGAGACGATTGTGCTCTTTCCGCTCCCGCCTTTGCCGCAGATTACCATTTTCATAATAAAACACTTCTTTATTAAAATTTAGTGTTACACTATTAAATCATTATCTTATTTAATTGCCTTAAGAACCGGTTAAACGCATATATTTAACAGGAACATAAAAATAAAAAAGACGTCCCGGCCCCTGAAAAAAGGTTATATTCAGTGCGAATGGCAGCATAAACCCATTCTTGACCCTACAAGTTTTTTTGTGTATTCGTTTCCGGGGGAAAGCATAATGTCATGGGCGTTTCCCGCCTCGACAATCTTTCCTGACTTCATTACAGCAATCCTGTCTGCAATCTTTAAGGTAAGAGCAAGGTCGTGCGAGATGTAGATCATCGCAAAACCACGCCTGTTCTGGAGTCCCTTCAAAAGTCTCATTACGTTTGCAGAAGTCGAAACGTCAAGTGCCGATGTTATCTCGTCTGCAATCAGAAGCTTCGGCCTCATGACCATCGCACGTGCAAGGGCAACCCTCTGCCTCTGGCCCCCGGAAAGCTCGCCGCAGTATTTTTTCACAAAGAAATCGTCAGAAGGAAGCCTTACAAGTGAAAGGGCTTCTGAGACCATTTTTACCCTGTCCGCAGAAGACCCGATTTTATTTATGTCAAGAGGCTCTTTTACGGCGTCAAGGACGGTAAACCTGCTGCTTGTGGCGCTGAAAGGGTCCTGGAAAACTATCTGGACACCGTCAAAACAGGAACCGCACCCACCTGGCAGAAGGGGCTTTCCCCGAAACTTAACGCTGCCTGAAAACGGCTTTTCCACTCCCGCAAGCATATGGGCCAGGGTAGACTTCCCGCTGCCCGTCTGCCCGACGACAGCAAAGACCTCACCCTCCTTCACATCAACGGAGACACCGCCGACTGCCAAAAGCTCCTTTTTGCCAGGCAGAGAGTATTTGAATTCAAGGTTTTCAGCCTCAAGGAGAGTGATGATTCCGCCCCTGTGGCACGCTATCATGCGGCCTTTTCCGCATTCGCAGAGTTCAGGCTTTGACAACCCGCATTCCTTTGTCTTCTGGGTGCAGCGTGGCGAAAACGGGCAGCCCGAAGACTCCGTGCCATACAAAGAGTCTCCCGGAATCCCCCACAGGTCCTTGTAGATGAATATGTCAGGAGTCGAGTTCACAAGCCCCCTCGTATAAGGATGACAGGGAGAGACTATCACCTCACGTGCAGGCCCGCTCTCGACGACTCTTCCGGCGTACATAACGGCAATGTCTGATGCAACAGACGACACAAAAGTGATGTCATGCGATATGACAATCATTGTGTAGCTGAATTCGTTCTTAAGCTTCATCAGAAGGTCGCGTATTTCCTTTCTTGCAAACGCATCAAGAGCCGATGTCACCTCGTCAAGGATAAGAAGCTTCGGCCTGCAGGAAATGGCCATTGCGAGAAGCACCCTCTGCCTCATTCCTCCCGAAAGCTGGTGCGGGTATGAGTTCATCCACGATGGTTCAAGTCCGACGGCCTCAAACAGGGATGCACACCTGTATTCAGCCTCATCACGGGAAATTTGAAGGTGTTTTATCATCGGCTCAATAACCTGCGGCCCTGTTTTCATGACAGGATTTAATATCTCAAGTGCGTTCTGGAAGACCATTGCAATCTCTTTCCAGCGGAACCTGTCCATTTCAGGTTCGGAAATACCTGAAATCATACTGCCTTCATACAGTATTTCACCCGAAACCTCAGTATTTTCGGGAAGAAGCCCCATAATCCCAAGTGCAAGCGTGGTCTTTCCGCTTCCGGATTCACCGACGATTCCAAGGACATCACCCTCTTTTAACTCCAGGGATACACCGTCAACAGCCTTTACGGAACTATCTCCTGCCATGTACGTGCACTCAAGGCCTTTAACCGAAAGCATAAATCAGCTCTTCCCCCCTGTTTTTCTCAACAGCTTCGGGTCAAGGACACGCTCCATATCCCTGCTTATGAAGGCAAGGCATAAAAGAAGAAATATCAGCATGAAAAGGGGCGGAAGAAGCCACCACTGCCAGTACGGAGTAAAATATATCGAACGAAAACTCGTCGCGTAATTTATCATCATCCCCCAGCTCTTCGAGGTGGGGTCACCAAGTCCCAGAAAAGCAAGTCCTGTCTCGGCAACTATAGCATGCGAGGATATTCCTATGATAAGCACCAGAAGAATCGGGAGGACTTCAGGGAATATGTGTTTTCTCAGCAGGTAAAACGGTTTTGCACCGAACATCCTCGCGGACACTATGTAGCTGTTCTTTTTTATCGACAGAGTCTGAGAACGTGCCAGGCGTGCAGGTTTCGCCCAGCTGAAAAGGACAAGTATTATTATAACGTTCACGATGCTCGGGCCCAGAAACGCCGAGATTACAATCAGAAGCGGAAGACTCGGAAGGGCCATCGTGACATCGATTACCCTCATCAGGACTTCGTCGAAGATTCCCCCGCGGTAGCCTGCCAGAATTCCAAGGGCACCGCCGCCGAAACCTGCGATAAAAGCTACAGCAAGACCTATCGTAAGGCTCATCCTTGCACCGTAGCACACCTGCGACCATATATCCATCCCGAGTTCGTCGGTCCCGAGGACATGCCCCGGGTCAGGCGATTCAAGGGAATCACCCGTTATTTTGTCAGGCGGGTACACTGTTATAAGTGGTGCGAATACTGCCATCATAACAATTAAAAAAAGTCCTGCAACACCAATTTTGCCCTCTATGCTGAACTTTGAAAATGTACTTTTAAAGCTTTTAACAAGTTCATTCACATTTTCACGGGATACTTTCAGGATACGGCCAGGCTCCTGCAGTGAAGCTTTAAAACCGTTCATACCGACACCCTCGGGTCAAGCTTTCCGTAGATTCTGTCGACAGTCAGGTTGCAGGCAAGTATCGCTATTGCAAGGACAAGCAGAATCCCCTGTATAAGAGGGTAGTCACGACCTACAACAGCCGTCCTTAAAGTCATCCCAATTCCGGGATAGCTGAAAACGCTTTCGACAAGGACTGCGCCTCCCATCATGATTCCTATCATGAAGCCCGTCCTCGTAACGACAGGAAGAAGGGCGTTTCTTAAGGCATGCCTCTTCCAGACGTTCTTCTCTCCTATTCCCTTTCCGCGTGCCGTTCTTATGTAGTCCTTCGTCATGACCGTTATCAGGGTGTTTCTTGTGAGAAGGTACACACCTGTAAGCTGTGCAAGCGACAGAGCAACTACAGGCAGAAACGCGTGATACAAAACGTCTCCCGCAAAATAGAATACGTTTGGATAGTCTGCAAACGGCGTTACGGCGCCTGCAAGCGGGAATAGTCCAAGATAGGCCCCGAATATCAAAAGAAGGATAAGCCCCAGGAGAAATGACGGGATTTCCGCAAAAGCAATCATTCCTGTCATCATAAGCCTGTCGCTCTTTTTCTTCCTGTTTTTTGCTGAAATCATCCCCAGAAAGACACCAAAGACCGTACTGAGAGCCGTTGACAACAGGACAATTAATATCGTCCACGGCAAATGGATTCTTATTACGTCGATTACAGGCATTTTGTAGTATATGCTCTTACCCAGATTCCCTGATGCCAGGTTT of the Methanomicrobium sp. W14 genome contains:
- a CDS encoding ABC transporter permease → MNGFKASLQEPGRILKVSRENVNELVKSFKSTFSKFSIEGKIGVAGLFLIVMMAVFAPLITVYPPDKITGDSLESPDPGHVLGTDELGMDIWSQVCYGARMSLTIGLAVAFIAGFGGGALGILAGYRGGIFDEVLMRVIDVTMALPSLPLLIVISAFLGPSIVNVIIILVLFSWAKPARLARSQTLSIKKNSYIVSARMFGAKPFYLLRKHIFPEVLPILLVLIIGISSHAIVAETGLAFLGLGDPTSKSWGMMINYATSFRSIYFTPYWQWWLLPPLFMLIFLLLCLAFISRDMERVLDPKLLRKTGGKS
- a CDS encoding ABC transporter ATP-binding protein, with product MLSVKGLECTYMAGDSSVKAVDGVSLELKEGDVLGIVGESGSGKTTLALGIMGLLPENTEVSGEILYEGSMISGISEPEMDRFRWKEIAMVFQNALEILNPVMKTGPQVIEPMIKHLQISRDEAEYRCASLFEAVGLEPSWMNSYPHQLSGGMRQRVLLAMAISCRPKLLILDEVTSALDAFARKEIRDLLMKLKNEFSYTMIVISHDITFVSSVASDIAVMYAGRVVESGPAREVIVSPCHPYTRGLVNSTPDIFIYKDLWGIPGDSLYGTESSGCPFSPRCTQKTKECGLSKPELCECGKGRMIACHRGGIITLLEAENLEFKYSLPGKKELLAVGGVSVDVKEGEVFAVVGQTGSGKSTLAHMLAGVEKPFSGSVKFRGKPLLPGGCGSCFDGVQIVFQDPFSATSSRFTVLDAVKEPLDINKIGSSADRVKMVSEALSLVRLPSDDFFVKKYCGELSGGQRQRVALARAMVMRPKLLIADEITSALDVSTSANVMRLLKGLQNRRGFAMIYISHDLALTLKIADRIAVMKSGKIVEAGNAHDIMLSPGNEYTKKLVGSRMGLCCHSH
- a CDS encoding AAA family ATPase; the encoded protein is MKMVICGKGGSGKSTIVSLLAGEYIKEGRKVLVVDTDESNAGLNRILGMQPPKDLMEYFGGKREMMDGLRKSEKEGQEVSMCNWTIDEIPGGYITKKGSLGLVAIGKIHEPGEGCACPMGVLSKKFLSDLKTEDDEVVIIDTEAGIEHFGRGVDGVCDVILMVVDPSYESLRLSKDVKRMSGVIDLPLYYILNKTDDTTSGYLRDNIDDKEKIIAEFKQNPEILSAGLLGKEVEASVPAVFDIIKKLGAQA
- a CDS encoding ABC transporter permease, with translation MKDGRSSFIFRLFLTVLVILAINFFLPRMMPGDPFSTTSSDEAGEDVIVMTEEQREYYISYYGMDRPIYEQFAIYLRNLASGNLGKSIYYKMPVIDVIRIHLPWTILIVLLSTALSTVFGVFLGMISAKNRKKKSDRLMMTGMIAFAEIPSFLLGLILLLIFGAYLGLFPLAGAVTPFADYPNVFYFAGDVLYHAFLPVVALSLAQLTGVYLLTRNTLITVMTKDYIRTARGKGIGEKNVWKRHALRNALLPVVTRTGFMIGIMMGGAVLVESVFSYPGIGMTLRTAVVGRDYPLIQGILLVLAIAILACNLTVDRIYGKLDPRVSV
- a CDS encoding type IV pilin N-terminal domain-containing protein, translating into MKRGLDERGVSPVVGVMLMLVVTIIIAAVVSGFAGGMMGSNQKAPSLSMDIKISNTGSWVGSGFTATVLGVSEPISTNDLKIITSWSTKKDGKTVVGGSTVTPGVTKRIAGDGLNVGLGAPFGFGNGIDGTSNVTYPYTVDQDFGNFTLIQGTGLLAIPAGAKEGDDDAVGGLVTQNSGSGYGIPNEFNYTSGEDKRMDAAEYVLGEGWEALRSGDKVQVNFVYMPTGKVILSKEVGVTEG